A genomic segment from Streptomyces sp. NBC_00654 encodes:
- a CDS encoding DUF6230 family protein — protein MSSQVRGGTRWKRFALVMVPSVVATAAVGVGLAQGALAASFSVSGQSFKVSTDRLVGENFVQYGSVAVGKDLEGKAAAHPVAVSGFSKATITNMCQSVVTPNLPFGLGSVSLELNAGTNPKKPVKATNLYLDISQLDADAYFEKIDIGVAAGSLKDPDNPESIGIQPGTQANPNGFSQRADRAVLTGVEQTAWATTAGTFKLSNLSLKLHKGVKECF, from the coding sequence ATGAGTTCCCAAGTTCGTGGTGGGACGAGATGGAAGCGCTTCGCTCTGGTCATGGTGCCGAGCGTCGTCGCGACCGCGGCTGTGGGTGTCGGCCTCGCGCAGGGCGCGCTCGCCGCGTCGTTCAGCGTGTCCGGCCAGAGCTTCAAGGTCAGTACGGACAGGCTCGTCGGTGAGAACTTCGTCCAGTACGGCAGCGTCGCTGTCGGCAAGGACCTTGAGGGCAAGGCGGCGGCGCACCCCGTCGCGGTGTCGGGCTTCAGCAAGGCCACGATCACCAACATGTGCCAGTCGGTGGTCACGCCGAACCTGCCCTTCGGTCTCGGCAGCGTCAGCCTGGAGCTGAACGCCGGTACGAACCCGAAGAAGCCGGTCAAGGCGACCAACCTGTATCTCGACATCTCGCAGCTCGACGCGGACGCGTACTTCGAGAAGATCGACATCGGGGTGGCGGCGGGTTCCCTCAAGGACCCGGACAACCCGGAGAGCATCGGCATCCAGCCCGGTACTCAGGCCAACCCCAACGGCTTCTCGCAGCGGGCCGACAGGGCTGTCCTGACCGGTGTCGAGCAGACGGCCTGGGCGACCACGGCCGGCACCTTCAAGCTCAGCAACCTGAGCCTGAAGCTGCACAAGGGCGTCAAGGAGTGCTTCTAG
- a CDS encoding methylmalonyl-CoA mutase → MDADAIEEGRHRWQARYDKARKRDADFTTLSGDPVEPVYGPRPGDTYEGFERIGWPGEYPFTRGLHPTGYRGRTWTIRQFAGFGNAEQTNERYKTILANGGGGLSVAFDMPTLMGRDSDDPRALGEVGHCGVAIDSAADMEVLFKDIPLGDVTTSMTISGPAVPVFCMYLVAAERQGVDPGVLNGTLQTDIFKEYIAQKEWLFQPEPHLRLIGDLMEHCARDIPAYKPLSVSGYHIREAGATAAQELAYTLADGFGYVELGLSRGLDVDTFAPGLSFFFDAHLDFFEEIAKFRAARRIWARWMKETYGAKTDKAQWLRFHTQTAGVSLTAQQPYNNVVRTAVEALSAVLGGTNSLHTNALDETLALPSEQAAEIALRTQQVLMEETGVANVADPLGGSWYVEQLTDRIEADAEKIFDQIKERGTRAHPDGQHPIGPITSGILRGIEDGWFTGEIAESAFQYQQSLEKGDKRVVGVNVHHGSVTGDLEILRVSHEVEREQVRQLGGRKGARDDARVSAALDAMLAAARDGSNMIAPMLDAVRAEATLGEICGVLREEWGTYTEPPGF, encoded by the coding sequence ATGGACGCTGACGCGATCGAGGAAGGCCGCCACCGCTGGCAGGCCCGTTACGACAAGGCCCGCAAGCGCGACGCGGACTTCACCACGCTGTCCGGGGACCCGGTGGAGCCCGTGTACGGGCCCCGCCCCGGTGACACGTACGAGGGATTCGAGCGGATCGGCTGGCCCGGCGAGTACCCCTTCACCCGGGGGCTCCACCCCACCGGCTACCGGGGCCGTACCTGGACCATCCGCCAGTTCGCCGGCTTCGGCAACGCCGAGCAGACCAATGAGCGCTACAAGACGATCCTGGCCAACGGCGGCGGCGGACTCAGCGTCGCGTTCGACATGCCGACGCTCATGGGCCGCGACTCCGACGACCCCCGCGCGCTCGGCGAGGTCGGGCACTGCGGCGTCGCCATCGACTCCGCCGCCGACATGGAGGTCCTCTTCAAGGACATCCCGCTCGGCGATGTCACCACCTCGATGACGATCAGCGGCCCCGCCGTCCCCGTCTTCTGCATGTACCTGGTCGCCGCCGAGCGTCAGGGCGTCGACCCGGGTGTGCTCAACGGCACGCTCCAGACCGACATCTTCAAGGAGTACATCGCGCAGAAGGAGTGGCTCTTCCAGCCCGAGCCCCATCTGCGCCTCATCGGCGACCTGATGGAGCACTGCGCCCGCGACATCCCCGCCTACAAGCCGCTCTCCGTCTCCGGCTACCACATCCGCGAGGCCGGGGCGACGGCCGCGCAGGAGCTGGCGTACACCCTGGCCGACGGCTTCGGATACGTGGAGCTCGGCCTCTCCCGCGGGCTCGATGTCGACACCTTCGCCCCCGGGCTCTCCTTCTTCTTCGACGCGCACCTCGACTTCTTCGAGGAGATCGCCAAGTTCCGTGCCGCGCGCCGGATCTGGGCCCGCTGGATGAAGGAGACGTACGGCGCGAAGACCGACAAGGCGCAGTGGCTGCGCTTCCACACCCAGACCGCCGGGGTCTCCCTCACCGCCCAGCAGCCGTACAACAACGTCGTGCGCACCGCCGTCGAGGCGCTCTCCGCCGTCCTCGGCGGCACCAACTCGCTGCACACCAACGCCCTCGACGAGACCCTCGCCCTCCCCTCCGAGCAGGCGGCCGAGATCGCCCTGCGCACCCAGCAGGTGCTGATGGAGGAGACCGGCGTCGCCAATGTCGCCGACCCGCTGGGCGGTTCCTGGTACGTCGAGCAGCTCACCGACCGGATCGAGGCCGACGCCGAGAAGATCTTCGACCAGATCAAGGAGCGCGGCACCCGGGCCCACCCGGACGGACAGCACCCGATCGGGCCGATCACCTCCGGCATCCTGCGCGGCATCGAGGACGGCTGGTTCACCGGGGAGATCGCCGAGTCCGCCTTCCAGTACCAGCAGTCGCTGGAGAAGGGCGACAAGCGGGTCGTCGGCGTCAACGTCCACCACGGATCGGTCACCGGCGACCTGGAGATCCTCCGCGTCAGCCACGAGGTCGAGCGCGAGCAGGTGCGCCAGCTCGGCGGCCGCAAGGGAGCCCGCGACGACGCGAGGGTGAGTGCCGCGCTGGACGCGATGCTGGCCGCCGCCCGCGACGGCTCGAACATGATCGCGCCGATGCTGGACGCCGTACGGGCCGAGGCGACGCTCGGCGAGATCTGCGGGGTCCTGCGCGAGGAGTGGGGCACCTACACGGAGCCGCCGGGCTTCTGA
- a CDS encoding tetratricopeptide repeat protein, translating to MQPRNMSMSGVVDLAAVKAAGEAKVKAEQARAEAARKGGTGAVAPAALVIDVDEAGFEHDVLQRSAEVPVVIDFWAEWCEPCKQLGPLLERLAVEYNGRFLLAKVDVDANQMLMQQFGIQGIPAVFAVVAGQALPLFQGAAPEAQIRETLDQLIQVGEERFGLTGIPVDPNAAEAGEGEPAEVPAGPYDALLEAAAQALDANDFGGAVQAYKNVLVDDPGNPEAKLGLAQAELLARVQNMDPQQVRKDAADDPSDVAAQIAAADLDLVGGHVEDAFGRLVEAVRRNVGDDRDAARVRLLELFEVIGPEDPRVSTARTALARVLF from the coding sequence ATGCAGCCTAGGAACATGTCCATGAGCGGCGTCGTCGACCTCGCCGCTGTCAAGGCGGCCGGCGAGGCCAAGGTGAAGGCGGAGCAGGCCCGCGCGGAGGCCGCCCGCAAGGGAGGCACCGGCGCCGTGGCGCCCGCGGCCCTGGTGATCGATGTCGATGAGGCCGGCTTCGAGCACGATGTCCTCCAGCGCTCCGCCGAGGTCCCGGTCGTCATCGACTTCTGGGCCGAGTGGTGCGAGCCGTGCAAGCAGCTGGGTCCGCTCCTGGAGCGCCTGGCCGTCGAGTACAACGGCCGCTTCCTGCTGGCCAAGGTCGATGTCGACGCCAACCAGATGCTGATGCAGCAGTTCGGGATCCAGGGCATCCCCGCGGTCTTCGCCGTGGTCGCCGGGCAGGCCCTCCCGCTCTTCCAGGGCGCGGCCCCCGAGGCCCAGATCCGGGAGACGCTGGACCAGCTGATCCAGGTCGGCGAGGAGCGGTTCGGTCTCACCGGAATCCCCGTCGACCCGAACGCCGCCGAGGCGGGCGAGGGGGAGCCTGCCGAGGTGCCCGCCGGGCCGTACGACGCACTGCTGGAGGCGGCCGCGCAGGCGCTGGACGCCAATGACTTCGGCGGCGCGGTCCAGGCGTACAAGAACGTCCTCGTCGACGACCCGGGCAACCCGGAGGCCAAGCTCGGCCTCGCGCAGGCCGAACTGCTGGCCCGCGTCCAGAACATGGACCCGCAGCAGGTGCGCAAGGACGCCGCCGACGACCCGTCCGACGTGGCGGCCCAGATCGCCGCCGCGGACCTGGATCTGGTCGGCGGTCATGTCGAGGACGCCTTCGGGCGGCTCGTCGAGGCGGTCCGCCGGAATGTCGGTGACGACCGGGACGCGGCGCGGGTGCGGCTGCTGGAGCTCTTCGAGGTGATCGGCCCCGAGGACCCGCGGGTCAGCACCGCGCGGACCGCGCTGGCGCGGGTCTTGTTCTGA
- a CDS encoding AIM24 family protein, whose product MFRLQGSKTLAVDLTGDAVKAKNGSMVAYDGRMAFKKMSGGGEGVRGMVTRRLTGEQMTVMEVKGQGTCYFADRASEINLVSLRGDKLYVEASNLLAADAGLRTGTTFTGLRGGASGNGLFTTTVEGTGQAAIVSDGSAVLLRVTPQYPLTVDPGAYIAHQGSLQQHFQSGVNFRTLMGEGSGEAFQIRFEGDGLVYVQPSERNTVGGDV is encoded by the coding sequence ATGTTCCGGCTCCAGGGGAGCAAGACGCTCGCCGTCGATCTGACGGGCGATGCCGTCAAGGCGAAGAACGGCTCGATGGTCGCGTACGACGGCCGGATGGCGTTCAAGAAGATGTCCGGCGGCGGTGAGGGCGTCCGCGGCATGGTGACCCGGCGGCTGACCGGCGAACAGATGACCGTGATGGAGGTGAAGGGGCAGGGCACCTGCTACTTCGCCGACCGGGCGAGCGAGATCAACCTGGTCTCGCTGCGCGGCGACAAGCTGTACGTCGAGGCGAGCAATCTGCTCGCCGCCGACGCCGGGCTGCGCACCGGGACCACCTTCACCGGGCTGCGCGGCGGGGCGAGCGGCAACGGGCTGTTCACCACCACGGTGGAGGGCACCGGCCAGGCGGCGATCGTGTCGGACGGCTCGGCCGTCCTGCTGCGGGTGACACCGCAGTACCCGCTCACGGTCGACCCGGGCGCCTACATCGCCCATCAGGGCAGCCTCCAGCAGCACTTCCAGTCCGGGGTGAACTTCCGCACGCTGATGGGCGAGGGGTCCGGCGAGGCGTTCCAGATCCGCTTCGAGGGCGACGGGCTCGTCTACGTACAGCCGAGCGAGCGGAACACGGTCGGGGGCGATGTCTGA
- a CDS encoding DUF3817 domain-containing protein: MKRSVLTRYRVMAYVTAVMLLILCLCMVFKYGFDTGEGVTLVVSQIHGVLYIIYLIFAFDLGSKAKWPVGKLLWVLISGTIPTAAFFVERNVVREVEPLITDSSPVTAKA, encoded by the coding sequence ATGAAACGCAGCGTGCTGACCCGCTATCGGGTGATGGCATACGTCACCGCCGTCATGTTGTTGATCCTCTGCCTGTGCATGGTCTTCAAGTACGGATTCGACACCGGTGAGGGCGTCACCCTCGTGGTCTCGCAGATCCATGGCGTGCTCTACATCATCTACCTGATCTTCGCCTTCGACCTCGGCTCCAAGGCGAAGTGGCCGGTCGGGAAACTGCTCTGGGTGCTGATCTCCGGCACGATCCCGACGGCGGCGTTCTTCGTGGAACGCAACGTCGTCCGCGAGGTCGAGCCGCTGATCACGGACAGCTCCCCGGTGACCGCGAAGGCCTGA
- a CDS encoding DUF3817 domain-containing protein, whose translation MDIKTATALHRLRLISIPEALSFPALILFGSILSRVSDIDFLMMPLGILHGVLFVIYAVLLLDVWAKTKWPLKRVALFFVLSLLPFGGLYGDKLLKRYEADGAIAARARREGVVSA comes from the coding sequence GTGGACATCAAGACCGCTACCGCCCTGCACCGGCTGCGCCTCATCTCGATTCCCGAGGCGCTGTCCTTCCCGGCCCTGATCCTCTTCGGCTCGATCCTCAGCCGCGTCTCGGACATCGACTTCCTGATGATGCCGCTCGGCATCCTGCACGGTGTGCTCTTCGTGATCTACGCCGTGCTGCTGCTCGACGTATGGGCCAAGACCAAGTGGCCGCTGAAGCGCGTCGCCCTGTTCTTCGTGCTGTCGCTGCTCCCGTTCGGCGGGCTCTACGGCGACAAGCTCCTCAAGCGGTACGAGGCCGACGGCGCCATCGCCGCCCGCGCCCGCCGCGAAGGGGTGGTCAGCGCGTGA
- a CDS encoding MFS transporter, whose product MFAVREFRAVFGAHLLSLLGVTVSELALTVLVYSLTGSPLLSALTFALGFLPYLVGGTLFAGVADRYPARRVLVTCDLICAACVAVMVLPGTPVAGLLALRCLVAAVAPVFTGTRMAALTDVLGDGDLFVLGRSLLRIVSQSAALIGFGAGGLLLAVVSPRGAITITVGTFLCSALLLRFGTRARPARSGGGGALLKESLAGARTVLGDRRIRALMLLFWVPALFVVAPEALAAPYADAIGAGPAALGLMMCAMAVGHIGAELYAGTALGPRTRSRIVLPVAAAGLLPLLVYAVRPGVPLTVVALALAGAGSAYIIGLDQWFVDAVPPELRGRAMTLLTAGLMTGQGIGMALAGLAAEFFPVHQVVTGAGIIGTVCTLLLVAEVRGTAPVPVPGTEVRDTADRHMTSR is encoded by the coding sequence GTGTTCGCCGTGCGGGAGTTCCGGGCCGTCTTCGGCGCGCACCTCCTCTCGCTCCTCGGCGTCACGGTCAGCGAGCTGGCCCTCACCGTGCTCGTCTACAGCCTCACCGGCTCGCCCCTGCTCAGCGCCCTCACCTTCGCGCTCGGCTTCCTCCCGTACCTCGTGGGCGGCACCCTCTTCGCCGGGGTCGCCGACCGCTACCCGGCCCGCCGGGTCCTCGTCACCTGCGACCTGATCTGCGCCGCCTGCGTCGCCGTGATGGTCCTGCCCGGCACCCCCGTGGCAGGACTGCTGGCCCTGCGCTGTCTGGTCGCCGCGGTGGCGCCCGTGTTCACCGGGACCCGGATGGCCGCCCTCACCGACGTCCTCGGCGACGGGGACCTCTTCGTGCTGGGCCGCTCGCTGCTGCGGATCGTCTCGCAGAGCGCGGCCCTCATCGGCTTCGGCGCGGGCGGACTCCTGCTCGCGGTGGTGTCCCCGCGCGGGGCGATCACGATCACCGTCGGTACGTTCCTCTGCTCGGCGCTGCTGCTCCGCTTCGGCACCCGCGCCCGGCCCGCCCGGAGCGGCGGGGGCGGCGCGCTGCTCAAGGAGTCGCTGGCCGGGGCCCGTACCGTGCTCGGCGACCGCAGGATCCGGGCGCTGATGCTGCTCTTCTGGGTGCCCGCCCTGTTCGTCGTCGCCCCGGAGGCCCTCGCCGCCCCGTACGCGGACGCGATCGGCGCGGGGCCGGCCGCCCTCGGGCTGATGATGTGCGCGATGGCGGTCGGACACATCGGGGCCGAGCTGTACGCGGGCACCGCGCTCGGCCCCCGTACCCGGTCCAGGATCGTGCTGCCGGTCGCCGCGGCCGGGCTGCTGCCGCTGCTCGTGTACGCGGTCCGCCCCGGCGTGCCCCTGACCGTGGTGGCCCTCGCGCTGGCCGGGGCGGGCTCGGCGTACATCATCGGGCTCGACCAGTGGTTCGTCGACGCCGTCCCGCCGGAACTGCGCGGCCGGGCCATGACCCTGCTCACCGCCGGGCTGATGACGGGCCAGGGCATCGGCATGGCGCTGGCCGGGCTGGCCGCCGAGTTCTTCCCCGTGCACCAGGTGGTGACCGGGGCCGGGATCATCGGAACCGTGTGCACGCTCCTGCTGGTCGCCGAGGTCCGCGGAACCGCCCCCGTACCGGTCCCCGGTACCGAAGTGCGAGACACTGCTGACCGGCATATGACCAGTCGGTAA
- a CDS encoding MTH1187 family thiamine-binding protein — MIVAFSVSPLGVGEDVGEYVADAVRVVRESGLPNRTDAMFTSIEGEWDEVMDVVKRAVAAVEARAGRVSLVLKADIRPGVTDGLTSKVETVERYLAP, encoded by the coding sequence GTGATCGTCGCCTTCTCGGTCTCCCCGCTGGGCGTCGGCGAGGACGTCGGTGAGTACGTCGCCGATGCCGTACGGGTCGTCCGCGAGTCCGGACTGCCCAACCGCACGGACGCCATGTTCACCTCCATCGAGGGTGAGTGGGACGAGGTCATGGACGTCGTCAAGCGCGCCGTCGCCGCCGTCGAGGCCCGCGCGGGGCGCGTCTCCCTGGTGCTGAAGGCCGACATCCGCCCGGGTGTCACCGACGGTCTGACCTCCAAGGTGGAGACGGTCGAGCGCTATCTGGCGCCCTGA
- a CDS encoding DUF6114 domain-containing protein, producing the protein MSPESTGQNEHYLTVFRRGFRTWRGNRPFWAGLFTMVGGVPIAYFPYANMHLGNMTLAMSTTAGAGSLIIGILLITLGMTMWFHHIVRVFAGVAAILLALISIPVANIGGFLIGFLFSLLGGALSISWAPGEPAKDGAAPGEDAAASGAFEAQRQEEAFHGAAVPQQQGGYDTSAEADGGRHHAG; encoded by the coding sequence ATGAGCCCCGAGTCCACAGGGCAGAACGAGCACTACCTCACCGTCTTCCGGCGGGGATTCCGTACCTGGCGGGGTAACCGGCCGTTCTGGGCGGGTCTGTTCACCATGGTGGGCGGTGTACCCATCGCCTACTTCCCGTACGCCAACATGCACCTCGGCAATATGACGCTGGCGATGTCCACCACCGCCGGCGCCGGATCCCTCATCATCGGGATCCTGCTGATCACGCTGGGTATGACGATGTGGTTCCACCACATCGTCCGGGTGTTCGCCGGCGTCGCCGCGATCCTGCTGGCGCTGATCTCCATACCGGTCGCCAACATCGGCGGATTCCTGATCGGCTTCCTCTTCTCCCTGCTGGGCGGAGCGCTGTCCATCTCCTGGGCTCCGGGCGAGCCGGCGAAGGACGGGGCCGCACCCGGCGAGGACGCCGCCGCGAGCGGGGCGTTCGAGGCGCAGCGGCAGGAGGAAGCGTTCCACGGCGCGGCCGTTCCCCAGCAGCAGGGCGGGTACGACACATCGGCCGAGGCCGATGGCGGGAGGCATCATGCGGGGTGA
- the pyk gene encoding pyruvate kinase, producing the protein MRRSKIVCTLGPAVDSHEQLVALIEAGMSVARFNFSHGTHEEHRGRYDRVRKAAAETGRAVGVLADLQGPKIRLAKFAEGPVELVRGDEFIITSEDVPGDKSICGTTYKGLPGDVAKGDPILINDGNVELKVVAVEGPRVRTIVIEGGVISDHKGINLPGAAVNVPALSEKDVEDLRFALRMGCDLVALSFVRDAEDVKDVHKVMDEEGRRVPVIAKVEKPQAVEHMEGVVMAFDGVMVARGDLAVEYPLEKVPMVQKRLVELCRRNAKPVIVATQMMESMITNSRPTRAEASDVANAILDGADAVMLSAESSVGAYPIETVKTMSKIVVAAEEELLSKGLQPLVPGKKPRTQGGSVARAACEIADFLDGKALVAFTKSGDTARRLSRYRVAQPILAFTTDESTRNQLSLSWGVEAHVVPHVDNTDAMVELVDAELLKLNRYNDGDTMVITAGSPPGIPGTTNMVRVHHLGGGERD; encoded by the coding sequence ATGCGCCGTTCCAAAATCGTCTGCACCCTCGGTCCCGCCGTCGACTCCCATGAGCAGCTCGTCGCTCTGATCGAGGCCGGCATGAGCGTGGCCCGCTTCAACTTCAGCCACGGCACCCATGAAGAGCACCGGGGCCGTTACGACCGGGTCCGCAAGGCGGCCGCCGAGACCGGCCGCGCGGTGGGCGTGCTCGCCGACCTCCAGGGCCCGAAGATCCGCCTGGCGAAGTTCGCCGAGGGTCCCGTGGAACTGGTCCGCGGGGACGAGTTCATCATCACCTCCGAGGACGTCCCCGGCGACAAGTCGATCTGCGGCACGACCTACAAGGGTCTGCCCGGCGACGTCGCCAAGGGCGACCCGATCCTGATCAACGACGGCAACGTCGAGCTCAAGGTGGTCGCGGTCGAGGGCCCCCGGGTCAGGACCATCGTCATCGAGGGCGGTGTCATCTCCGACCACAAGGGCATCAACCTGCCCGGCGCGGCGGTGAACGTCCCGGCCCTGTCCGAGAAGGACGTCGAGGACCTGCGCTTCGCCCTGCGGATGGGCTGCGACCTGGTGGCGCTCTCCTTCGTGCGGGACGCCGAGGACGTCAAGGACGTCCACAAGGTGATGGACGAGGAGGGCCGCCGGGTCCCCGTCATCGCCAAGGTGGAGAAGCCGCAGGCCGTCGAGCACATGGAGGGCGTCGTCATGGCGTTCGACGGTGTGATGGTGGCCCGCGGTGACCTGGCCGTCGAGTATCCGCTCGAAAAGGTCCCGATGGTGCAGAAGCGCCTCGTCGAGCTGTGCCGCCGCAACGCCAAGCCGGTGATCGTGGCGACCCAGATGATGGAGTCGATGATCACCAACTCGCGGCCGACCCGCGCCGAGGCGTCCGATGTCGCCAACGCCATCCTGGACGGCGCGGACGCGGTCATGCTCTCCGCGGAGTCGTCCGTCGGCGCGTACCCCATCGAGACGGTGAAGACGATGTCGAAGATCGTCGTCGCCGCCGAGGAGGAGCTGCTGTCCAAGGGCCTCCAGCCGCTGGTCCCGGGCAAGAAGCCCCGTACCCAGGGCGGTTCGGTGGCCCGTGCGGCCTGCGAGATCGCGGACTTCCTGGACGGCAAGGCCCTGGTCGCCTTCACCAAGTCCGGTGACACGGCCCGCCGTCTCTCGCGCTACCGCGTCGCGCAGCCGATCCTGGCCTTCACCACGGACGAGTCCACCCGCAACCAGCTCTCGCTGAGCTGGGGCGTCGAGGCCCATGTCGTGCCGCACGTGGACAACACCGACGCCATGGTCGAGCTGGTCGACGCGGAGCTGCTGAAGCTGAACCGCTACAACGACGGCGACACGATGGTCATCACGGCCGGCTCGCCCCCCGGCATCCCCGGCACCACCAACATGGTCCGGGTCCACCACCTGGGCGGCGGCGAGCGCGACTGA
- a CDS encoding DUF5937 family protein: MPFQLHFDEADLGRCRFALSPLWETQEAVRTLDRAYRHGYHLPWLRRIRDEAAALDLSPLWQLMPDGGHNPDFICPPPLGPLATFEEEIAGVRSVDPEVARADMALALADRPGGLASAAGQRMLADPARTVRELADLLERAWRTLVEPHWPRLRALLEADIAYHSRRLAEIGFERLLSELSPRLRWTRSTLTIVGTRGNHARVLGGQGLVLMPSAFVWPEVVGGYEEPWLPAVIYPARGIGGLWSEAGDRTPDALARLLGRVRAEVLCALDEPAGTTALAHRLALAPSSVSAHLSVLRGAGLLVSRRYGHQVLYERTPLGIALAASP, translated from the coding sequence ATGCCCTTCCAACTGCACTTCGACGAGGCGGACCTGGGGCGCTGCCGCTTCGCACTCTCGCCGCTCTGGGAGACCCAGGAGGCCGTGCGCACCCTGGACCGCGCCTACCGCCACGGCTACCACCTGCCCTGGCTGCGGCGGATCCGCGACGAGGCCGCGGCACTGGACCTCTCGCCGCTCTGGCAGCTCATGCCGGACGGCGGCCACAATCCGGACTTCATCTGCCCGCCGCCGCTCGGCCCCCTCGCCACGTTCGAGGAGGAGATCGCGGGGGTCCGGTCGGTCGACCCGGAGGTCGCGCGGGCGGACATGGCGCTGGCCCTGGCGGACCGGCCCGGCGGCCTGGCCTCCGCCGCCGGGCAGCGGATGCTGGCCGATCCCGCACGGACGGTGCGGGAGCTGGCCGATCTGCTGGAGCGGGCGTGGCGGACCCTGGTCGAGCCGCACTGGCCGCGGCTGCGTGCCCTGCTGGAGGCCGATATCGCCTACCACTCACGGCGTCTGGCGGAGATCGGCTTCGAGCGGCTGCTGAGCGAGTTGAGTCCGCGGCTGCGGTGGACGCGGTCCACCCTCACCATCGTCGGGACCCGGGGGAACCACGCCCGGGTCCTCGGCGGGCAGGGGCTCGTCCTGATGCCGAGCGCCTTCGTCTGGCCGGAGGTGGTCGGGGGGTACGAGGAGCCCTGGCTGCCGGCGGTGATCTATCCGGCGCGCGGGATCGGCGGGCTGTGGAGCGAGGCCGGTGACCGGACGCCCGACGCCCTCGCCCGGCTGCTCGGCCGCGTGCGGGCCGAGGTGCTGTGCGCGCTGGACGAGCCGGCCGGGACGACCGCGCTGGCCCACCGCCTCGCCCTGGCCCCCTCCTCCGTATCGGCGCATCTGTCGGTGCTGCGCGGGGCGGGGCTGCTGGTCTCGCGGCGGTACGGGCATCAGGTGCTCTACGAGCGCACCCCGCTCGGGATCGCGCTGGCGGCGTCTCCGTGA
- a CDS encoding MarR family winged helix-turn-helix transcriptional regulator, with amino-acid sequence MPKPLSLPFDPIARAEELWHQRWGPMPAMGAITSIMRAQQILLAEVDAVVKPYGLTFARYEALVLLTFSKAGELPMSKIGERLMVHPTSVTNTVDRLVRSGLVGKRPNPNDGRGTLASITAKGREVVEKATRDLVAMDFGLGAYDSEECAEIFAMLRPLRVAAHDFEEQ; translated from the coding sequence GTGCCGAAGCCGCTCAGCCTTCCCTTCGATCCCATCGCCCGTGCCGAAGAGCTCTGGCACCAGCGCTGGGGACCCATGCCCGCGATGGGGGCGATCACCTCGATCATGCGGGCCCAGCAGATCCTGCTCGCCGAGGTCGACGCGGTCGTCAAGCCGTACGGGCTGACCTTCGCCCGGTACGAGGCGCTGGTGCTGCTCACCTTCTCCAAGGCGGGCGAGCTGCCGATGTCCAAGATCGGCGAGCGGCTGATGGTGCACCCCACCTCCGTGACCAACACCGTCGACCGGCTGGTGAGGTCCGGGCTGGTCGGCAAGCGCCCCAACCCGAACGACGGGCGGGGCACCCTCGCCTCCATCACCGCCAAGGGCCGTGAGGTGGTCGAGAAGGCCACCCGGGACCTGGTGGCGATGGACTTCGGACTCGGGGCGTACGACTCCGAGGAGTGCGCCGAGATCTTCGCCATGCTGCGCCCGTTGCGGGTCGCCGCACACGATTTCGAGGAGCAGTAG
- a CDS encoding TetR/AcrR family transcriptional regulator, with translation MLSHGDPEPPRTGRPRSTAADAAILEATRESLVDLGWSKLTMGDVASRAGVAKTTLYRRWAGKNELVVDAVAVLFDELELPDRGSLAADVRGVVLQFAALLERPETRTALMAVVAESTRDELLRERIRSAIVDRQKRLVILGRERAQARGELSYENDAASAARNADLIFDVIAGAVVHRTLVSAEPVDAEWADSFTSLLLLGLAGAQTW, from the coding sequence ATGCTGAGCCACGGCGACCCCGAACCCCCACGAACAGGACGCCCGCGCAGTACCGCGGCCGATGCCGCGATCCTTGAGGCGACGCGGGAGTCCCTGGTCGACCTCGGCTGGTCGAAACTGACGATGGGTGATGTGGCGAGCCGGGCGGGGGTCGCCAAGACGACCCTCTACCGGCGCTGGGCGGGCAAGAACGAACTGGTCGTGGACGCGGTGGCGGTCCTCTTCGACGAGCTGGAACTCCCGGACCGGGGCAGCCTCGCGGCCGATGTGCGGGGCGTGGTGCTCCAGTTCGCGGCGCTGCTGGAGCGGCCCGAGACCAGGACCGCGCTGATGGCGGTGGTCGCCGAGTCGACCCGGGACGAGCTGCTGCGCGAGCGCATCAGATCGGCGATCGTCGACCGGCAGAAGCGGCTCGTGATCCTCGGGCGGGAACGCGCGCAGGCCCGCGGCGAGCTGAGTTACGAGAACGACGCCGCCTCCGCCGCCCGCAACGCGGACCTGATCTTCGACGTGATCGCGGGCGCCGTGGTGCACCGGACACTGGTGAGCGCCGAGCCGGTGGACGCCGAGTGGGCGGACAGCTTCACCTCGCTGCTGCTGCTGGGACTGGCCGGCGCCCAGACCTGGTAG